In Candidatus Binatia bacterium, the following are encoded in one genomic region:
- a CDS encoding type II toxin-antitoxin system VapC family toxin — MQIASSPVYLDTSGLAKLYVSEPDSPTLEAALLGRRDLIVSDLAVTELTSTLARRKREGDLSAAHAQRVYLRILRDCETGAFRHAELTTSVHRDAEHLMLGLGRNVPLRAADALHLALARAYNAHVLITFDRRMRAAAEVLGTFELPG, encoded by the coding sequence GTGCAGATCGCGTCTAGTCCGGTGTATCTGGATACCAGCGGGCTGGCGAAACTCTATGTTTCTGAACCAGATAGCCCGACGCTTGAAGCGGCGCTGCTCGGACGCCGCGATCTGATCGTTTCCGACTTGGCCGTAACCGAGCTGACCTCCACCCTCGCCCGGCGGAAGCGGGAGGGCGATCTCTCTGCGGCGCATGCGCAGCGCGTCTACCTGAGGATTCTGAGAGATTGTGAAACCGGAGCGTTTCGCCATGCCGAACTGACCACCAGCGTCCACCGCGATGCGGAACACCTCATGCTCGGCCTCGGTCGGAACGTTCCCTTGCGCGCCGCGGACGCGTTACACCTCGCCTTGGCCCGTGCCTACAATGCCCACGTGCTGATCACCTTCGATCGGCGCATGCGCGCGGCAGCCGAGGTCTTGGGAACCTTCGAACTTCCCGGCTGA